In Arachis hypogaea cultivar Tifrunner chromosome 17, arahy.Tifrunner.gnm2.J5K5, whole genome shotgun sequence, a single window of DNA contains:
- the LOC112766494 gene encoding small ribosomal subunit protein bTHXc → MSMATKLLPTLRVSPQPNKSLSPSMPSSSNSLAFSIISPTLPTIYCGRGDRKTAKGKRFAHSFGNARPKDKKKGRGPPKPPVPPTPPKKDRFTDEDRSLPPLNLYKYFLN, encoded by the exons atgtCAATGGCGACGAAGCTACTACCAACACTTAGGGTTTCTCCACAACCAAACAAAAGTCTCTCCCCTTCCATGCCAAGCTCTTCCAATTCGCTCGCCTTCTCTATCATTTCTCCAACACTACCTACAA TTTACTGCGGCAGAGGTGATCGAAAAACAGCCAAAGGAAAACGCTTTGCTCACTCTTTTGGAAAT GCAAGACCAAAGGATAAGAAGAAGGGGAGAGGACCACCGAAGCCCCCTGTGCCACCGACTCCACCGAAGAAGGATCGCTTCACTGATGAAGATAGATCGCTGCCACCACTGAATTTATATAAGTATTTTCTCAACTAG
- the LOC112766492 gene encoding probable LRR receptor-like serine/threonine-protein kinase At3g47570, which yields MVECNALGKIKHRNLVNILTCCSSVDYKGNDFKAIVFEFMPNGNLEALLHNTIEDSVSTNLSLNLMQRVNIALDVAFALDYLHNDSEKVVVHCDIKPSNVLLDDEVVAHLGDFGLARLIHGAASRSSSGQATSSTIKGTIGYLPPEYGAGGSVSPQGDMYSYGILLLEMLTGKKPTDTMFGEGLSLHKFCKKAIPEGITEIVDSRLLVPFDEGERKITQHQNIKECLVSFARIGVACSEEFPSQRMNIKDAIMELHAIKQKLLH from the exons ATGGTTGAATGCAATGCTCTAGGAAAAATCAAGCACAGAAACCTTGTCAACATATTGACTTGTTGTTCAAGTGTTGACTACAAAGGGAATGATTTCAAGGCTATAGTGTTTGAGTTCATGCCTAATGGGAATCTAGAAGCCTTGTTGCACAACACTATTGAAGATAGCGTGTCCACAAATCTGAGTCTCAACCTAATGCAAAGAGTAAATATTGCTCTTGATGTAGCTTTTGCATTGGATTATCTTCACAATGATTCAGAGAAAGTTGTAGTTCATTGTGATATAAAGCCAAGTAATGTTCTACTTGATGACGAAGTTGTTGCTCATTTGGGAGACTTTGGATTAGCTAGACTCATTCATGGTGCCGCAAGTCGTTCTAGCAGTGGTCAAGCTACTTCCTCTACAATTAAGGGAACCATCGGATATCTTCCACCAG AGTATGGAGCAGGTGGCTCAGTGTCACCGCAAGGAGACATGTATAGCTATGGAATTCTCCTTTTGGAGATGCTCACTGGAAAGAAGCCAACTGATACCATGTTTGGTGAAGGTCTGAGCTTGCACAAGTTCTGTAAAAAGGCAATTCCTGAAGGAATCACAGAGATTGTTGATTCCCGATTGCTGGTTCCATTTGATGAAGGAGAAAGAAAGATCACACAACATCAAAATATCAAGGAGTGTTTAGTTTCGTTTGCTAGGATTGGAGTTGCATGTTCTGAAGAATTTCCCTCTCAACGGATGAACATTAAAGATGCCATAATGGAATTGCATGCGATTAAACAAAAATTGCTACATTAA